One genomic segment of Pandoraea sputorum includes these proteins:
- a CDS encoding dermonecrotic toxin domain-containing protein, with product MRRVVSLANAQENRALTREVMINAISPILNFRQFIDRELISALARVGITQNPDLLYLNRFRYFGRPSQMGLPPSTLARSGLIESLTLSEAARQFATKQNHIKESPLAYGIYLHNSTQRIHFVPDDEVKELTVPAFEKMVDACRQRWLGHLDRLENPRAGANDAGALYERARTALGQQAAIEYNAGRISGDGLILAQIVTYAPHATHRRLNPDAYLSNIRVHEIIIDVPGAGHVRPAGAFAISEYPARMTRHPGRMLVAVLGSGFPLREYESELSLERDLARGEGSVIYRELVGRLPLGMQPRCSGDAPCRVMLPATQSDVIRLALSASFNVIHQDFDHGGSALLDGQRSAVWTAWLAGANATDFDTGMREAAPGDTGFPAGFPPDTLPRERRLHIDRCAFEAVHQVGRLRVRVAAALPDLSRATEDYMTALIRTLSGHLIATSQTYLHVYRQRVSTTLDFPTIDRSGPDTPIETRSLTQYLANRVCGEKTEALSPGTRVILSPDANPVNARELKIPNLTPEDLLKAIDTESFIDQQTDAFDAFWLDHSQNMYVSLKGAFIIEAFVQRQEGHLPGAAADIARRVAGCASIYTLDLEPMHAPSIPDVGIRMSWLHIGGAKSDIQIFEDVGTGWLLIYAPRVLSDHLIAFHRHAALHDWLTEQLGDTSARERLVSAFSGADRENAVRTGLIGTSAPRMGIVPALSFSTSPISGDPFTAYLDLFRTRVKEETHRRTPRLTGSVIAPLLDTLAATNFVFGLASIAGAALPTIGTTSTTLSAITFSMGATAVAFGDPPARRAGWNAMLSGAAGMPIGWYTDAVTAVRGQLRPFLASVSSQRLHELMPNLYRGEQGMVVRSGEHYFNVDYFPDRRSWNVIDHGRPGSPGPSISQTANYDWILEDISAPSTPDGAVGATVFHDDVSLNFLDVEYRSKLSAQRHAASAEHREAFLAGRSEAEQSPLNLPPEARPSALLKLDFIDPATRDPRLLGILSRRVEEVMRVEATARAAVNARLIAGDIHAASGEFRPLPQMAYTASNADGRTGFCLPLVRMMAVAQHRGEITAFIRTIEGAVQWPQSPQALSLREQLIRLHSSVEASATETHLGLFDLERLEQAIAGGPARATYLVTTRRHSMSILVERAGTVVYDPNFGVAEFRSTGDALKAFGALMRRGDLARHYGAFDGVGEMQFVLKRVDVERLARVDVGGAKVAEMAISTWG from the coding sequence ATGCGACGCGTCGTCTCGCTCGCCAACGCTCAGGAAAATCGCGCCCTGACCCGGGAAGTCATGATCAACGCGATTTCCCCCATTTTGAATTTTCGGCAATTCATCGACCGCGAACTGATCTCGGCCCTCGCCCGCGTCGGCATCACGCAGAATCCCGATCTTCTCTATCTGAATCGATTCAGATACTTCGGTCGCCCCTCCCAAATGGGGCTGCCGCCGAGCACCCTCGCACGTAGTGGCCTTATCGAATCGCTGACGCTGAGCGAGGCCGCACGACAGTTTGCGACGAAGCAGAACCACATCAAGGAGAGCCCGCTCGCCTACGGCATCTATCTGCATAACAGTACCCAGAGAATTCACTTTGTCCCCGACGATGAGGTCAAGGAGTTGACGGTCCCGGCGTTCGAGAAGATGGTCGACGCTTGCAGGCAGCGCTGGCTTGGCCATCTGGACCGGCTGGAAAACCCGCGCGCCGGGGCCAATGACGCCGGGGCACTTTACGAGCGTGCGCGCACCGCACTCGGGCAGCAGGCCGCCATCGAGTACAACGCCGGACGAATCTCCGGGGACGGTCTGATTCTGGCCCAGATCGTGACGTATGCGCCCCATGCAACGCACCGTCGACTGAACCCCGACGCGTACCTCAGCAACATCCGAGTACACGAGATCATCATCGACGTACCCGGGGCAGGCCACGTCCGACCTGCGGGCGCATTTGCCATTTCGGAGTATCCCGCACGGATGACACGTCATCCGGGAAGGATGCTTGTCGCCGTGCTGGGAAGCGGTTTTCCGTTGAGGGAATACGAGTCGGAACTGAGTCTCGAACGGGATCTGGCCAGAGGTGAAGGCTCTGTCATCTACCGGGAACTGGTCGGTCGGCTTCCCCTCGGGATGCAACCCCGGTGTTCCGGCGACGCCCCATGCCGGGTCATGCTGCCCGCCACGCAAAGCGATGTGATCCGTCTCGCATTGAGCGCGAGCTTCAACGTGATTCACCAGGACTTCGACCACGGCGGCAGCGCGCTGCTCGATGGGCAGCGAAGCGCCGTCTGGACAGCATGGCTGGCCGGGGCGAATGCCACCGACTTCGACACGGGAATGCGCGAAGCCGCGCCCGGCGACACCGGCTTTCCCGCCGGGTTCCCCCCCGATACGCTCCCTCGAGAACGGCGTCTGCACATCGACCGCTGCGCTTTCGAAGCGGTTCACCAGGTCGGCCGACTGCGGGTCCGTGTCGCCGCCGCCCTGCCCGATTTATCGCGCGCGACCGAGGATTACATGACCGCGCTGATCAGGACCTTGAGCGGTCATCTGATCGCCACGTCGCAGACTTACCTTCATGTCTACCGGCAGCGTGTGAGCACCACGCTCGATTTTCCGACCATCGACCGGAGCGGCCCGGACACCCCGATCGAAACGCGGTCGCTGACGCAATACCTGGCGAACCGGGTCTGCGGCGAAAAAACCGAAGCGCTCTCACCCGGCACCCGGGTCATCTTGTCGCCCGATGCGAACCCCGTCAACGCGCGCGAACTGAAGATTCCGAACCTGACACCGGAGGATTTGCTTAAGGCCATCGATACCGAGTCCTTCATCGATCAGCAAACCGACGCTTTCGATGCTTTCTGGCTAGACCACTCACAGAACATGTACGTGTCGCTCAAGGGCGCATTCATCATCGAAGCCTTTGTACAACGGCAGGAAGGCCACCTGCCGGGCGCAGCGGCAGACATCGCCCGGCGCGTCGCCGGATGCGCCAGCATATATACGCTGGATCTGGAACCGATGCACGCACCGTCGATTCCGGATGTCGGCATTCGCATGTCGTGGCTACACATAGGCGGCGCAAAATCGGATATTCAAATCTTCGAAGATGTCGGGACCGGCTGGTTGCTCATTTATGCGCCTCGCGTGCTGTCGGATCATCTGATCGCGTTTCATCGGCATGCAGCGTTGCACGACTGGCTCACCGAGCAGCTTGGTGATACGAGTGCCCGCGAACGGCTGGTGAGCGCGTTTTCCGGCGCCGATCGCGAAAACGCGGTACGCACCGGCCTCATTGGTACGTCAGCCCCTCGCATGGGCATCGTCCCTGCCTTGTCATTCTCGACGTCGCCCATTTCCGGCGACCCGTTCACCGCGTACCTTGACCTATTCCGGACGCGCGTGAAGGAAGAAACGCATCGCCGGACACCGAGGCTTACCGGTAGCGTCATCGCGCCGCTGCTCGACACGCTCGCCGCCACCAACTTTGTCTTTGGTCTGGCGTCCATCGCCGGGGCTGCGTTGCCGACCATCGGCACCACTTCCACCACGCTCTCAGCGATAACCTTCTCGATGGGCGCCACCGCCGTTGCCTTCGGTGACCCACCGGCTCGACGTGCGGGCTGGAACGCCATGCTTTCCGGGGCGGCCGGGATGCCTATCGGCTGGTACACGGATGCCGTCACTGCGGTGCGTGGGCAATTGCGGCCCTTTCTGGCGTCTGTCTCCTCACAGCGGTTGCATGAACTCATGCCTAATCTCTATCGTGGCGAACAGGGCATGGTGGTGCGCTCCGGCGAGCATTATTTCAATGTCGACTATTTTCCCGACCGCAGATCCTGGAACGTGATCGATCACGGCAGGCCCGGCTCGCCCGGCCCCTCGATCTCGCAAACCGCGAATTATGACTGGATTCTCGAAGACATCAGCGCACCGTCCACGCCCGACGGCGCAGTCGGAGCCACGGTGTTCCATGACGATGTGAGTTTGAATTTCCTCGACGTCGAATACCGCTCAAAGCTTTCGGCGCAGCGTCATGCGGCGTCGGCCGAGCATCGGGAAGCCTTCCTGGCGGGTCGAAGTGAAGCGGAGCAAAGCCCATTGAACCTGCCACCGGAAGCGCGGCCATCGGCGCTGCTCAAGCTGGATTTCATCGATCCGGCAACCCGCGATCCCCGACTGCTCGGCATTCTCTCGCGCCGCGTCGAAGAAGTCATGCGCGTCGAAGCCACAGCGCGTGCTGCGGTCAATGCACGGCTCATTGCGGGCGACATTCACGCCGCATCCGGAGAATTCCGCCCCTTGCCGCAAATGGCCTATACGGCGAGCAATGCAGATGGGCGGACCGGATTCTGCTTGCCGCTGGTGCGCATGATGGCGGTCGCCCAACATCGAGGGGAAATCACTGCGTTCATCCGGACGATAGAAGGTGCCGTTCAATGGCCTCAATCCCCTCAGGCGCTTTCACTTCGGGAGCAACTCATACGACTGCATTCCAGCGTGGAAGCCAGCGCTACGGAAACACATCTCGGGCTGTTTGACCTCGAAAGGCTCGAACAGGCGATCGCGGGCGGTCCTGCCAGAGCAACGTATCTCGTCACCACGCGGCGTCATTCCATGTCCATATTGGTCGAGCGTGCCGGCACCGTTGTCTACGATCCGAATTTCGGTGTTGCCGAATTTCGCTCGACCGGCGACGCGCTCAAGGCTTTCGGGGCGTTGATGCGCCGAGGCGATCTGGCGCGTCACTACGGGGCGTTCGACGGCGTAGGCGAGATGCAGTTCGTCCTCAAGCGAGTGGACGTGGAAAGACTCGCCCGCGTCGACGTGGGGGGAGCAAAGGTGGCCGAGATGGCGATTTCGACGTGGGGGTGA
- the nuoN gene encoding NADH-quinone oxidoreductase subunit NuoN has protein sequence MQNINLLPALPEAILLLMILVIMMCDAFLGQTRKLNYVLALITSAVVSVLWACNAADPASHYLFGNVFVADPMSNLLKAFGGLATFVTFIYGQKYLEARGLARGDFYVLSLFSLLGLSVMISGNSFLTLYLGLELMSLSLYALAAVWRDSTNATESAMKYYVLGALASGFLLYGMSMMYGATGSLELAKVFEVIASGAVNKIVLVFGVVFVVAGLAFKLGAAPFHMWVPDVYQGAPTPVTLLIGGAPKLGAFALLLRLLVEGMLPLAIDWQQMLIILAVLSLVIGNLTAIVQTNVKRLLAYSTISHMGFVLLGMLSGVVGGKIDGIADAYGSSLFYSVIYLLTTLGTFGIVLLLSRKGFEAENLSDLKGLNQRSPWFAFVMLMLMFSLAGIPPLAGFYAKLAVLQAVVNAGMVWLAVVAVVASLIGAFYYLRVVKLMYFDKADDTNALEGSGTMRFVLSINGLAMLYLGLMPGSLMDWCLRTIKLTLAS, from the coding sequence ATGCAAAACATTAATCTGCTGCCTGCGTTGCCAGAGGCCATCCTGCTGCTCATGATCCTCGTGATCATGATGTGCGACGCGTTCCTCGGCCAGACGCGCAAGCTCAACTACGTGCTGGCGCTCATCACGTCGGCTGTCGTGTCGGTGCTGTGGGCTTGCAACGCCGCCGACCCGGCGTCGCATTACCTGTTCGGCAATGTGTTCGTCGCCGACCCGATGTCGAACCTGCTCAAGGCCTTCGGTGGTCTGGCAACGTTCGTCACATTCATCTACGGCCAGAAGTATCTGGAAGCCCGCGGTCTTGCCCGTGGCGACTTCTATGTCCTCAGCCTGTTCTCGCTGCTGGGCCTGTCGGTGATGATCTCGGGCAATAGCTTCCTGACGCTGTATCTGGGTCTGGAACTGATGTCGCTGTCGCTGTATGCGCTCGCCGCCGTGTGGCGCGATTCGACTAACGCGACCGAGTCGGCCATGAAGTACTACGTGCTGGGCGCGCTGGCTTCGGGCTTCTTGCTGTACGGTATGTCGATGATGTACGGCGCGACGGGCTCGCTCGAACTCGCCAAGGTCTTCGAAGTGATCGCTTCTGGCGCCGTGAACAAGATCGTGCTGGTGTTCGGCGTGGTCTTCGTGGTCGCCGGCCTCGCGTTCAAGCTGGGTGCTGCGCCGTTCCACATGTGGGTGCCGGACGTCTATCAGGGCGCACCGACTCCGGTCACGCTGCTTATCGGCGGTGCACCGAAGCTGGGTGCCTTCGCGCTGCTGCTGCGCTTGCTGGTGGAAGGCATGCTGCCGCTGGCGATCGACTGGCAACAGATGCTGATCATCCTGGCGGTGCTCTCGCTGGTGATCGGTAACCTGACGGCTATCGTGCAGACCAACGTCAAGCGTCTGCTGGCTTACTCGACGATCTCGCACATGGGCTTCGTGCTGCTGGGCATGCTCTCGGGTGTGGTGGGCGGCAAGATCGACGGCATCGCCGACGCATACGGTTCGTCGCTGTTCTACAGCGTGATCTATCTGCTCACGACGCTGGGTACGTTCGGTATCGTGTTGCTGCTCTCACGCAAGGGCTTCGAAGCCGAGAACCTCTCGGATCTGAAGGGCCTGAACCAGCGCAGCCCGTGGTTCGCCTTCGTCATGCTGATGTTGATGTTCTCGCTGGCCGGCATTCCGCCGCTGGCAGGCTTCTACGCCAAGCTGGCCGTGCTGCAGGCCGTTGTGAACGCCGGTATGGTGTGGCTGGCAGTGGTCGCGGTGGTCGCCTCGCTGATCGGTGCGTTCTACTACCTGCGTGTCGTGAAGCTGATGTACTTCGACAAAGCCGACGACACCAATGCGCTTGAAGGCAGCGGTACGATGCGCTTCGTGCTGTCGATCAACGGTCTGGCCATGCTGTATCTCGGCCTGATGCCGGGTTCGTTGATGGACTGGTGCCTGCGCACGATCAAGCTGACGCTGGCGAGCTAA
- the nuoK gene encoding NADH-quinone oxidoreductase subunit NuoK: MMSLSLAHYLVLGAILFAISITGIFLNRRNVIVLLMAIELMLLAVNLNFVAFSHYLGDIAGQVFVFFILTVAAAEAAIGLAILVTLFRKLETVNVEDLDRLKG; this comes from the coding sequence ATGATGTCGTTGTCGCTAGCGCATTACCTGGTGTTGGGCGCGATTCTGTTCGCGATCAGCATTACCGGTATCTTCCTCAACCGCAGAAATGTGATTGTGCTGCTCATGGCCATCGAGCTGATGTTGCTCGCGGTCAATCTGAACTTCGTCGCGTTCTCGCATTACCTGGGCGACATTGCCGGCCAGGTATTCGTGTTCTTCATTCTTACGGTGGCCGCCGCAGAAGCTGCGATCGGTCTGGCTATTCTGGTCACGCTGTTCCGTAAGCTCGAAACGGTCAACGTCGAAGATCTCGACCGCCTCAAGGGTTAA
- a CDS encoding DUF2818 family protein, translating to MSAGGTLVILLAVLGANLPFVNQRLFGILGRKSAVKPLWLRLIEMVVAYFVVGALGYLIESGIGNVFAQGWEFYAVTASLFVVFAFPGFVYRYLWRHRPAAAA from the coding sequence ATGTCCGCAGGCGGTACGCTAGTCATTCTGCTGGCCGTGCTGGGCGCGAACCTGCCGTTCGTGAACCAGCGGTTGTTCGGTATTCTCGGACGCAAGTCGGCGGTCAAGCCGCTGTGGCTTCGTCTGATCGAGATGGTGGTGGCGTACTTCGTCGTGGGCGCGCTGGGTTACCTGATCGAGTCGGGCATCGGTAACGTGTTCGCGCAGGGCTGGGAGTTCTATGCCGTGACGGCGAGCCTGTTTGTCGTGTTCGCGTTTCCGGGCTTCGTCTACCGGTATTTGTGGCGCCATCGACCGGCGGCTGCCGCGTGA
- a CDS encoding NUDIX domain-containing protein, producing the protein MTQQQDDQHLIETGIESDTVYEGAFLTIKRDRVRLPDGKTAIREYTTHPGAVMVIPLFEDGQVLMERQYRYPLKRVMTELPAGKLDQAEGGLVCGQRELLEETGYRAERWDYLTRIHPVISYSTEFIDIWLARDLTKGEQKLDEGEFLDVFKMPATELLEWVREGRVTDVKSVIGAFWLEKILSGVWQPGERTPLR; encoded by the coding sequence ATGACCCAACAGCAAGACGACCAGCACCTGATTGAGACCGGCATCGAGAGCGATACCGTCTACGAAGGCGCGTTCCTCACCATTAAGCGCGATCGCGTGCGTCTGCCCGACGGCAAGACGGCGATTCGCGAGTACACGACCCATCCGGGCGCAGTGATGGTGATTCCGTTGTTCGAAGACGGTCAGGTGCTCATGGAGCGTCAGTATCGTTATCCCCTGAAGCGCGTGATGACGGAGTTGCCCGCCGGTAAGCTCGACCAGGCCGAGGGCGGTCTGGTGTGCGGTCAGCGCGAGTTGCTGGAAGAGACGGGCTATCGGGCTGAGCGCTGGGATTACCTGACCCGCATTCACCCGGTGATTTCTTACTCGACGGAGTTCATCGACATCTGGCTGGCACGCGATCTGACGAAGGGCGAGCAGAAGCTGGACGAAGGCGAGTTTCTGGATGTCTTCAAGATGCCTGCGACGGAGTTGCTTGAGTGGGTGCGTGAAGGGCGCGTCACGGACGTGAAATCGGTTATCGGCGCGTTTTGGCTGGAAAAGATATTATCGGGAGTCTGGCAGCCCGGTGAACGTACGCCGTTGCGCTGA
- a CDS encoding DUF1178 family protein: MKVFDLRCAHEHTFEGWFGSEDDYLSQQSRGLVACPVCGDTAVVRMPSAPRLNLSGTTSRAETSATQASGSPVRTDALPPEVAQAQRQLQTLWMKAVRHVIANTEDVGNQFAEEARKIHYQEAPERNIRGTTSREEAEALADEGIDIMSLPLPDGVKETLQ, from the coding sequence ATGAAGGTTTTTGATCTGCGTTGTGCCCATGAGCACACCTTCGAGGGCTGGTTCGGCTCGGAGGACGATTACCTGTCGCAACAGTCCCGGGGGCTGGTGGCTTGTCCTGTCTGTGGCGATACGGCTGTCGTGCGCATGCCGTCCGCACCGCGTCTGAATCTGTCGGGGACGACGTCACGCGCCGAGACATCGGCGACGCAGGCGAGCGGCTCGCCGGTACGTACCGATGCGCTGCCTCCGGAAGTTGCACAAGCGCAGCGTCAATTGCAGACGTTGTGGATGAAGGCCGTGCGTCACGTCATCGCGAATACGGAAGACGTCGGCAACCAATTCGCCGAGGAAGCTCGCAAGATTCACTATCAGGAAGCCCCGGAGCGCAATATTCGCGGCACGACGTCGCGAGAAGAGGCCGAGGCGCTTGCCGACGAGGGTATCGACATCATGTCGTTGCCGCTGCCAGACGGCGTGAAGGAAACCCTCCAGTAG
- a CDS encoding NADH-quinone oxidoreductase subunit M, whose translation MQSLPLLSLAIWLPIISGIVILAVGNDRNPGVARALSLIGSLLSFLVTLPLISNFDAKASSFQFVEKSSWIERFHINYFLGIDGISLWLVVLTALITVIVVIAGWEVITERVAQYMAAFLILSGLMIGVFSAQDGLLFYVFFEATLIPMYLIIGIWGGPNRVYAAFKFFLYTLLGSLLMLVALIYLYNATGSFTLTDWYAAKLPMNVQILLFVAFFMAFAVKVPMWPVHTWLPDAHVEAPTGGSVVLAAIMLKLGAYGFLRFSLPIAPDASHYLSGFMVALALIAIVYIGLVALVQTDMKKLVAYSSIAHMGFAILGFFMFSEIGMQGAMVQMISHGFVSGAMFLCIGVLYDRMHSRNIADYGGVVNTMPKFAAFLMLFAMANSGLPATSGFVGEFLVILGAVKLNFWVGLLAATSLITGAAYSLWMYKRVIFGAIANDHVRELVDINKREFFMLAVLAALTLFMGIYPKPFTDLMHTSVVNLLAHVAQTKLP comes from the coding sequence ATGCAATCGCTACCGCTTCTGAGTCTGGCCATCTGGCTGCCCATCATCTCGGGGATCGTTATCCTCGCGGTGGGTAACGACCGCAATCCGGGTGTCGCACGCGCGCTGTCGCTTATCGGCTCGCTGCTGAGCTTCCTGGTCACGCTGCCGCTGATCTCGAACTTCGACGCCAAGGCCTCTTCGTTCCAGTTCGTCGAGAAATCGAGCTGGATCGAACGCTTCCACATCAACTACTTCCTCGGCATCGACGGCATCTCGCTGTGGCTCGTCGTGCTGACCGCCCTCATCACGGTGATCGTGGTGATCGCGGGCTGGGAAGTGATCACCGAACGCGTGGCGCAGTACATGGCCGCGTTCCTGATCCTCTCCGGTCTGATGATCGGCGTGTTCTCGGCACAGGACGGCTTGCTGTTCTACGTGTTCTTCGAAGCCACGCTGATCCCGATGTACCTGATCATCGGTATCTGGGGTGGTCCGAATCGCGTGTACGCCGCGTTCAAGTTCTTCCTGTACACGCTGCTCGGCTCGCTGCTGATGCTGGTTGCGCTGATCTATCTGTACAACGCAACGGGTTCGTTCACGCTGACCGACTGGTACGCCGCGAAGCTGCCGATGAACGTGCAGATACTGCTGTTCGTGGCCTTCTTCATGGCCTTCGCCGTGAAGGTGCCGATGTGGCCGGTGCACACCTGGCTGCCGGACGCCCACGTGGAAGCACCGACGGGTGGCTCGGTCGTGCTGGCCGCCATCATGCTGAAGCTCGGTGCGTACGGTTTCCTGCGCTTCTCGCTGCCGATCGCACCGGACGCCAGTCACTATCTGTCGGGCTTCATGGTCGCGCTTGCGCTCATCGCCATCGTCTACATCGGCCTCGTGGCTCTGGTGCAGACGGATATGAAGAAACTGGTGGCTTACTCGTCGATCGCTCACATGGGCTTCGCAATCCTCGGCTTCTTCATGTTCAGCGAAATCGGCATGCAGGGCGCGATGGTGCAGATGATCTCGCACGGTTTCGTGTCGGGCGCCATGTTCCTGTGTATCGGTGTGCTGTATGACCGCATGCACTCGCGCAACATCGCCGACTACGGCGGTGTGGTCAACACGATGCCGAAGTTCGCCGCGTTCCTGATGCTGTTCGCCATGGCCAACAGCGGTCTGCCGGCAACGTCGGGCTTCGTGGGTGAGTTCCTGGTGATTCTGGGCGCTGTGAAGCTGAACTTCTGGGTGGGCCTGCTGGCTGCCACCTCGCTGATCACTGGTGCGGCCTACTCGCTGTGGATGTACAAGCGCGTGATTTTCGGCGCGATCGCCAACGATCATGTGCGCGAGCTGGTCGACATCAACAAGCGCGAGTTCTTCATGCTCGCGGTGCTGGCAGCGCTCACGTTGTTCATGGGTATCTATCCGAAGCCTTTTACGGACCTGATGCATACCTCCGTGGTTAACCTCCTCGCCCACGTGGCGCAGACCAAGCTGCCGTAA
- the nuoL gene encoding NADH-quinone oxidoreductase subunit L produces MASTLNPNLLLAIPLAPLVGSMIAGLFGKQVGRAGAHTVTILGVLVAFVLSVMTFIDVLNGASFNATVYEWARIGELKLEIGFLVDTLTVTMMCVVTSVSLMVHIYTIGYMAEDPGYQRFFSYISLFTFSMLMLVMSNNFLQLFFGWEAVGLVSYLLIGFWYTRPTAIYANMKAFLVNRVGDFGFLLGIGLILAFTGTLNYSEVFAKANDVAALSFPGTDWRLITVACICLFIGAMGKSAQFPLHVWLPDSMEGPTPISALIHAATMVTAGIFMVSRMSPLFELSDTALSFITIIGAITALFMGFLGMIQNDIKRVVAYSTLSQLGYMTVALGVSAYPVAIFHLMTHAFFKALLFLGAGSVIMGMHHDQDMRNMGGLWKYMPITWITSLLGSLALIGTPFFSGFYSKDSIIEAVAASHLPGSGFAYFAVVASVFVTAFYSFRMYFLVFHGKERFGQAHAHDHHDAHHEEEEDSHDEHHGLAPGQKPHESPAVVTIPLILLAIPSVIIGAIAIAPMLFGEFFKQGVAFKDVIFVGENHPAMEELGHEFHGWVAMALHSFGTLPIALSALGIILAAFFYLKRPDIPEALKNRFSGVYNLLDNKYYMDKINEVVFAKGALKIGRGLWKAGDQGLIDGAVVNGSARLVGWFAGVIRFAQSGYIYHYAFAMIIGMLGLLTLFVTLNGK; encoded by the coding sequence ATGGCATCCACATTGAATCCCAACCTGCTGCTCGCGATTCCGCTGGCGCCGCTCGTCGGCTCCATGATTGCCGGCCTGTTCGGCAAGCAAGTCGGACGCGCGGGCGCCCACACGGTCACGATCCTCGGCGTGCTGGTCGCGTTTGTCCTGTCGGTCATGACCTTTATCGACGTGTTGAACGGGGCGAGCTTTAACGCCACGGTCTACGAATGGGCGCGCATCGGCGAACTCAAGCTCGAGATCGGTTTCCTCGTCGACACGCTCACCGTCACGATGATGTGCGTGGTCACGTCCGTCTCGCTCATGGTGCACATCTACACCATCGGCTATATGGCGGAAGATCCTGGCTACCAGCGCTTCTTCTCGTACATCTCGCTGTTCACGTTCTCGATGTTGATGCTCGTGATGAGCAACAACTTCCTGCAACTGTTCTTCGGCTGGGAAGCGGTGGGTCTGGTCTCGTACTTGCTGATCGGTTTCTGGTACACGCGTCCGACCGCGATCTACGCCAACATGAAGGCGTTCCTGGTCAACCGCGTGGGCGACTTCGGCTTCCTGCTCGGTATCGGTCTGATTCTGGCGTTCACCGGCACGCTGAACTACAGCGAAGTGTTCGCCAAGGCCAACGACGTTGCAGCCCTGTCGTTCCCGGGCACCGACTGGCGTCTGATTACGGTGGCTTGTATCTGCCTGTTCATCGGTGCGATGGGTAAGTCGGCACAGTTCCCGCTGCACGTCTGGCTGCCGGACTCGATGGAAGGCCCGACCCCGATCTCGGCACTGATTCACGCGGCTACGATGGTGACGGCGGGTATCTTCATGGTGAGCCGTATGTCGCCGCTGTTCGAACTGTCGGACACCGCGCTGTCGTTCATCACGATCATCGGTGCGATTACGGCGTTGTTCATGGGCTTCCTGGGCATGATCCAGAACGACATCAAGCGTGTCGTGGCCTACTCGACGCTCTCGCAACTCGGTTACATGACGGTCGCGCTTGGCGTGTCGGCCTACCCGGTCGCCATCTTCCACCTGATGACGCACGCGTTCTTCAAGGCGCTGCTGTTCCTCGGTGCCGGTTCGGTGATCATGGGTATGCACCACGATCAGGACATGCGCAACATGGGCGGTCTGTGGAAGTACATGCCGATCACGTGGATCACGTCACTGCTGGGTTCGCTGGCGCTGATCGGCACGCCTTTCTTCTCAGGCTTCTACTCGAAGGACTCGATCATCGAAGCGGTTGCCGCCTCGCATCTGCCGGGTTCGGGCTTCGCCTACTTCGCAGTGGTCGCGAGTGTGTTCGTCACGGCGTTCTACTCGTTCCGTATGTACTTCCTGGTCTTCCACGGCAAGGAGCGTTTCGGTCAGGCGCATGCGCATGATCATCACGACGCGCACCACGAGGAAGAAGAGGATTCGCACGACGAGCACCACGGTCTGGCCCCGGGTCAGAAGCCGCACGAGTCGCCGGCTGTCGTCACGATTCCGCTGATTCTGCTGGCGATCCCGTCGGTCATCATCGGTGCCATCGCGATTGCTCCGATGCTCTTCGGCGAGTTCTTCAAGCAAGGCGTGGCGTTCAAGGACGTGATCTTCGTCGGCGAGAATCACCCGGCGATGGAAGAGCTCGGCCACGAGTTCCACGGCTGGGTGGCCATGGCGCTGCACTCGTTCGGCACACTGCCGATCGCACTGTCGGCACTGGGCATCATTCTGGCGGCGTTCTTCTACCTCAAGCGTCCGGACATTCCGGAAGCGCTGAAGAACCGGTTCTCGGGCGTCTACAACTTGCTCGACAACAAGTACTACATGGACAAGATCAACGAAGTGGTCTTCGCCAAGGGCGCGCTCAAGATTGGTCGCGGCCTGTGGAAGGCGGGCGATCAGGGTCTCATCGACGGCGCCGTCGTGAATGGCAGCGCGCGTCTGGTGGGCTGGTTCGCTGGCGTCATCCGCTTCGCACAATCCGGTTACATCTATCACTACGCGTTCGCCATGATCATCGGCATGCTCGGGCTCCTGACGCTGTTTGTGACGTTGAACGGCAAGTAA